CTCATCGGGACGCTGGAAGTAGTTGGGTGGCCCGTAGTTGAAGGTAGTGCCGTCCCGGGGCACGAACTGGTCGCGCTCTACCTTGTAGTCGAAGCCGTCCAGATCCTGCGCCTTCAGCAGGCCAAAGTCCGAAAAGGTGCCCTGGGGCTGGGTGGCGGAGCCAGAACACATGGTCAGATCGCTGCTCAAGGCACACGAACTGTAGTCCCGGTCCCCTTGGAGGACCGCCTCGATATCGCGGTACGTTGCATAGACCGTGACGTTGCCCCGGCCGCCACCGAAGCCAGTTCCGGCCACCAGCGATGCATTCGAGATGTCGCCATCCCGGATCGAACCGTCGGCAGTTTGGTAGCCGGCCTCCCGCACGATTCGCTGCCAGCGCCCGTCATCGTTGCCGTGCTGGTACTGGCTGAATTGATACTGAAGCTTGACGCCCTCGAAGTCGTTCAGGAGCCGGAAATTCACGACACCGGCCACAGCGTCCGATCCGTAGGTGGCCGAGGCGCCGCCCGTCAGCACGTCGACGGTCTCGATCAGCGCGCCCGGGATCTGGTTGACGTCGGCGCCGATGCCCCCTTGGAGCGGCGACCCGACCGGGACGCGGCGGCCGTTGACCAAAACGAGCGTACGGGCGGCCCCCAGCCGGCGGAGATTGAGCGTTGCCGTACCGGTGGCGCTGTTGGACTGGCCTGCCCCCTGTTGGACGAATACCTGCGGGAGGTCGCGGAG
This window of the Rhodospirillales bacterium genome carries:
- a CDS encoding TonB-dependent receptor plug domain-containing protein, whose amino-acid sequence is MARTFLRISCWAVVTLLLLADPKASLASDHENPATDPELQQLERLIVTGTRIRRPDLTSSSPLVRTDAEDLSSRGTVRVEDMLRDLPQVFVQQGAGQSNSATGTATLNLRRLGAARTLVLVNGRRVPVGSPLQGGIGADVNQIPGALIETVDVLTGGASATYGSDAVAGVVNFRLLNDFEGVKLQYQFSQYQHGNDDGRWQRIVREAGYQTADGSIRDGDISNASLVAGTGFGGGRGNVTVYATYRDIEAVLQGDRDYSSCALSSDLTMCSGSATQPQGTFSDFGLLKAQDLDGFDYKVERDQFVPRDGTTFNYGPPNYFQRPDE